One part of the Sciurus carolinensis chromosome 4, mSciCar1.2, whole genome shotgun sequence genome encodes these proteins:
- the Frs2 gene encoding LOW QUALITY PROTEIN: fibroblast growth factor receptor substrate 2 (The sequence of the model RefSeq protein was modified relative to this genomic sequence to represent the inferred CDS: deleted 1 base in 1 codon), whose translation MKQSICHKVRCICGFSTRLEQNCICFPQKRIPQVLTWSSEEAMGSCCSCPDKDTVPDNHRNKFKVINVDDDGNELGSGIMELTDTELILYTRKRDSVKWHYLCLRRYGYDSNLFSFESGRRCQTGQGIFAFKCARAEELFNMLQEIMQNNSINVVEEPVVERNNHQTELEVPRTPRTPTTPGFAAQNLPNGYPRYPSFGDASSHPSSRHPSVGSARLPSVGEESTHPLLVAEEQIHTYVNTTGVQEERKNRTSVHVPLEARVSNTECNTPKEEPSSIEDRDPQILLEPEGVKFVLGPTPVQKQLMEKEKLEQLGRDQVSASGANNTEWDTGYDSDERRDAPSVNKLVYENINGLSIPSASGVRRGRLTSTSTSDTQNINNSAQRRALLNYENLPSLPPVWEARKLSRDEDDNLGPKTPSLNGYHNNLDPMHNYVNTENVTVPASAHKIEYSRRRDCTPTVFNFDIRRPSLEHRQLNYIQVDLEGGSDSDNPQTPKTPTTPLPQTPTRRTELYAVIDIERTAAMSNLQKALPRDDGTSRKTRHNSTDLPM comes from the exons TGCTCACATGGTCTTCTGAAGAAGCCATGGGTAGCTGTTGTAGCTGTCCAGATAAAGACACGGTCCCAGATAACCATCGGAATAAATTTAAG GTCATTAATGTGGATGATGATGGGAATGAGTTAGGTTCTGGCATAATGGAACTTACAGACACAGAACTGATTCTATATACCCGAAAGCGTGATTCAGTAAAATGGCACTACCTCTGCCTGCGACGCTATGGCTATGACTcgaatctcttttcttttgaaagtgGCCGAAGGTGTCAAACTGGACAAG GAATCTTTGCCTTTAAGTGTGCTCGTGCAGAAGAATTATTTAACATGTTGCAAGAGATTATGCAGAACAATAGTATAAATGTGGTGGAAGAGCCAGTTGTAGAAAGGAATAATCATCAGACAGAATTGGAAGTCCCCAGAACACCTCGAACACCTACCA CCCCAGGGTTTGCTGCTCAGAATTTACCTAATGGATATCCCCGATATCCCTCATTTGGAGATgcttcatctcatccttcaagcAGACATCCTTCTGTGGGAAGTGCTCGCTTACCTTCAGTTGGTGAAGAATCTACACATCCTTTGCTTGTGGCTGAGGAACAa atACATACCTATGTCAACACTACAGGTGTACAGGAAGAGCGG AAAAACCGCACAAGTGTGCATGTCCCTTTGGAGGCAAGAGTTTCTAACACTGAATGCAACACACCAAAAGAAGAACCAAGTAGTATTGAAGACAGGGACCCTCAGATTCTTCTGGAACCTGAAGGAGTCAAATTTGTTTTAGGACCAACCCCTGTTCAGAAGCAattaatggaaaaagagaaactgGAGCAACTTGGAAGAGATCAAGTTAGTGCAAGTGGTGCAAATAACACAGAATGGGACACTGGCTATGACAGTGATGAACGAAGAGATGCACCCTCTGTTAACAAACtggtatatgaaaatataaatgggcTATCTATCCCTAGTGCCTCAGGGGTCAGGAGAGGTCGTCTGACATCTACCAGTACCTCAGATACCCAGAATATCAACAACTCAGCTCAGAGAAGAGCATTATTAAACTATGAAAATTTACCATCTTTGCCTCCAGTTTGGGAAGCCCGCAAGCTAAGTAGGGATGAAGATGACAATTTAGGACCAAAGACTCCATCTCTCAATGGCTACCATAATAATCTAGATCCAATGCATAACTATGTAAATACGGAGAACGTAACAGTGCCGGCAAGTGCTCACAAAATAGAATATTCAAGGCGTCGGGACTGTACACCAACAGTCTTTAACTTTGATATCAGACGCCCAAGTTTAGAACACAGGCAGCTCAATTACATACAGGTTGACTTGGAAGGTGGCAGTGACTCTGACAACCCTCAGACTCCAAAAACGCCTACCACTCCCCTTCCACAAACCCCTACCAGGCGCACAGAGTTGTATGCTGTGATAGACATCGAGAGAACTGCTGCTATGTCAAATTTGCAGAAAGCACTGCCACGAGATGATGGTACATCTAGGAAAACTAGACATAATAGTACTGATCTGCCCATGTGA